Part of the Oxyura jamaicensis isolate SHBP4307 breed ruddy duck chromosome 28, BPBGC_Ojam_1.0, whole genome shotgun sequence genome, GCTACATAAAAAGCAGGGCTGATTGCTCTGTAAAGAGTTGTTCCAGTAAGATAAAACCTCATTCCTTGCTCTGCGCTAGCCTCTGTCTTTTTTGGCCTTCCAGTAGAAGAGGGGACCAGGTACCTGTGAAGCTTGCCATGGTTCCACAGCAGGGCCTTGCACAAACCCAGCCCACATGCCTGccgcagagctgctgctgccagcccccacaGGGATGTCCTCAGCTTTTCTTGAGGTCAGTGAGGCTCCCTCTCAGTTGGGCACCGCTGGGGGACAAGTTCCTGTTGTTCTGCAGTGGCTCCCCATTGCTATTTGCACAGGCACCAGCTGAGCTTCATCTTGATATGTCTCCTTCGCTGCTGTTTCAGTTCAGATGTTCTTTCCTTGAAATgagggggcagaggagggacACGCTCTCCTGCAACATTTGTCATCTCTTTCGGGCAGATCGAGACCACAAGTTATTTGAATCTGTCTGATAGCTGCCAAGTGCTGGCCTTGGAAGGACCCGGGGAGGTGCAGGGGACAGAAGCCACCTCCTGGACCCTCTGCCAGAGCCATGGCCGTAGCAAGTATCCTCAGATGCTGAGATGAAGCAGCTCCATAAAAGAAGCTGCAAAGCCCTCTGCAGCCCACAGGAAGGCAAAAGTGCCATTGCAGACAGGGGCACCCAGAgacaggcagcctgcagcatgGCAGTGCACCTGGGCGCTCTTGCCCTGCTCCCAGGACAGTGTCAGGCTCCAGGACTGTTCTGGAGATGCGGGGggtctggctgcagcagccacagccacacCCCACCTCCCCTTGGTACTGCTCACTGTCCTGTCCCAATGCCCTGAGAAACATCAGTGGGAACAGCTGTGCAAGGGTTGCCTGCACCAGGCCAGGTTCAGGCAACTCAGCATCATGCTTAACTGCTGCATCATGCTGCTCCAGCTCAGCATCATGCTTAGAGCACATGCACTTAGGGAGGAGTGCAGGAAAGAGACTAAGAAGAAGGCAAGAAAGCAACCCTTCCCCTGGCCAGCTTCTGCCAGCATCAGGCAATCAGCAGATGATGCGTCTGGACCACTGCAATTAACAGTTGTCAACAGATTTATCATTCGCAAAACCTCTCTCATACCTGTCTAAACTTATTTATATGTTTGACCTTCAAGCTCTACCCAATGGCAGGTACAGCCTATTGACTCACATGCAAGCTACTTGTGTAGGCATCATGACAGAGGCAGTTTTATTTAccaagtaatttttaaaagctgggTCTTACACATTACTAACTTTTGCCCAACCAAACTCCATGCAACTGATGGAAAAAAGAACCATGGAAAGAGAGATGCAAATGCATTCTGAACAGAGAAGCGTTAGGGCAAAGCTGAAGGTGCTGTAGAGGATAGCAGGCTACATCACTGCGCAAACATCATGGGCTGCAACTCCTGCACTTGAGTTCTGATCAGCCCTGGGGGAGTGACAGCAAGCTACGAGTGCAAGATAAAACATCAATGATTTCAGTTGAGGttttcctgcagtgctgctgcacagccccgATTAAAACTTGTATTTACAGACATTCTGATTAAATGGGTGAAGCTCTGTGGGGAGCTCTGTCCCCCAGCTTTCCTCCTCACACACATCCTGTCCCCAATGCATGGCCCAGTGGGGCACTAGCCAGGGCATCCAACCACCCCCAGGTGTTTTTCTGCTCCAGGAAGGGTGGAGTTGTGCCGATTTAGATATGACTGTTTGCGCCTGACAGTTGGTTGCAGTTGCTTGCTCTGGTCTCTTGCAGCAGGTCATCTTCCCGGTGGCACATCCCATCCCTTGTGCAGCAGGGtactgccagccccagcagagctgtggaggGAGTCACAGCAGGACCCCCCCCAGCCAGGGAGACACCAAGCCCAAGAGACCAGCCCTTATGCAGGATTGTCTCAGCCACAGTTGTTGTTCACTGAAATTCGGTGGGTGGGTCTCTGTAGGAAAAGAATTCACTGCAGTGAGCCTCTgcatttgaaggaaaacaagaacatgAAAGAGAAAGTTTTGCTATCATCTTGTCTTGACCACATTAATGACCTTAAAAGGCAAAGttgggttgatttttttctttaagtggtttttctttaaaagcttgAATTTCCTCAATGCAAAAACAttaagcagaaagcaaacagctgcaTAAAATGCTTCTCCCCTCAAAAAGCTTACTTTGGAGTCAACCCAGTGACCCACATCACCAGTGGGCCAGCTCAGCCCGTCTCCCATGGTGTCACACCTTTCTCTCCCCCTTGACAGGCTTGTGATTGTGACCCCTTGAATGATTTACAACGCAAGGCCCTAGGCATTTCCAGCTCTCATCTCCTGCAGGACAGCAGTTTCAGAGCCATGTGTcgtcccccagcacccctcccTCCAGGATGAGCTCACACAACTGCCACCTCCTGAACCCTGCCCCATCACAGTGCAGCACTCCACGCAGGAAATGGGCCGGGGAGGTCTCAGGGTAAACAGCGGGGCCATGCCTAcacagcagggtgctggcaggTGTGCAGCCCCGGCTCTGCACAGAGGAAATGGGGCTGGTCTGACACCCAAGATGGTGGCAATCCCTCTGGTCTGTCTGTCCCTTGACCCTTGGATGCTTCTGTGTTGGAGCAAAAGTCAAGAGTTCTTGAAAGCCTGTGAGCatggaaaagacattttcagtgaCTGGCACTCCTTGCTCTTTATCTCCCGTGTTGATAAAGATCTTTTCTTTAGCATCTAATTTTCTCTCACGCCCCTTCCAGTAAAGGGTCCTGTTATGACTACAGAATGCAATATGCAATCTCTTCTCAGCAGAGCAGGCACTTCACACAGAATTAAGCCTAACAGATTTATGCCTCGTACACAATAACCCAGGCAAGCTCCAGGGAGCATGGAACAATGCAGCGAAGTGGGACAACCTCACAGGAGGGGAAAATGAAGGTAGTTAAGGGCTAGGAAGAGCAATCAGGAAGGACAGCTTTAAACAATGCAGGATTTTATGGCACAGCTCCTTCTGAGATTTCAGCCTGTGAGTCAGGCAGCTCTTCATTCAAGTTACAGGCTCAGCTGCCATCACGGGACACACTTGGGCAGCTGAAGGCCCAGGGGCCAGAAGGAAAGTGCCCACAGCCACCAGACGAGGCCATGAAGGAGCCAGAAGTAGGAAGAACATAGGTGTCCTGAGCATCAGGCCCATGCCCCTCATACAGTGATTTGGTCACCTCTTTGAACAAGGTTCACCTGTGGCAGTCCAATGACGGTCTCTTTTGAGGACCACAGGCCAGGAAGGAATGAGTGCAGCATGACTGGTGCTCAGTTTAGCATTTAGCCAAATCGCCCCTTGCTAGGGTCAAGCTGAAGACAGCAATTGCAGCGTGGTTTGCAGGTGATTTCAGGTCAGGGAAGGGGGGGAGCAGTGAATCCAGAGCAGGGTGGATGAAGCCCCCTGAACAGGTGTGCCAGTGGCCAGATCAGCTGCATAGGCAGCACCTGCAGTCATTGAACTTGACAACAAAGCGTGAAGTGACCTGACCCATCCTGGAGCAAGTGGCAGGAGCTACAGGAGGTGCAGTAGGAGACAGCCTGATTGACAGAGCTGGAGGACACCATGCTTTGAAGCAGTCAGATGTGATTTGTCCTGCAACCAAACTGGGGAAGAAATGCTAAATCACACCCTGGAGATCCTCTCGGACACCTCTCCTGGCTGGCACCACTGTGGCTTTGGCACCATTCTGCGCTCTGCCCTGGGCTTTCTGTCTTGCATATTGCTTACTGATCACAGCCTCTGAACATGCAGGCATGTgagcaggctgggcagcagagaTGCAGATAGACTGTCAGGGTTACTGCACTGCTCTGATTAGCACAGTCAGGCCATCACACATAGTTTCCTGGCTGCTGGGTACAGCTGGTCCCAGAGTATAAAGCCAACCCTTGGGCACAGGGACATTAAGACTTCCACACAGCTTGGCAGCAGTACCCAGTGGTGGAAGATGTGCCAGACCCAGCTgttcctggccctgctgctcctgttcTCCTGCCCGTGGGCCAATACCAGTAAGCTGGGGTACTGAGGGGGGCTTCACAGGAGGCTGCTGGTCTGGGCTTTGGCCTCAGCAGATCACTCTGCGGTGGGATGTCTTTCAGGTGCTCTATGGGGTCAGATTGTGGGGGGCCATGAGGCTCAGCCCCACTCCCACCCTTACATGGCATACCTAAAGATAGGGAAGTCCGCCTGCAGAGGCTTCCTGGTGGCCCCTGACTGGGTGATGACAGCTGCACACTGCATGGGGTGAGTACCTTGTACAGGAGCTTTGCTCCCCTCTTTCTCCCCTAACCAGGTCCATCACTAGAGACATTTTGGAGCAGGTTCCTCTTTCTCCTGCACCTAGCAGCTCTCTCTCCACCTGCCTGAGAAAGGGCAGGGAAGCAAGTGTGACCCAacctcttttcctcctctctcctctgctgccGCGGTCAGGAATGCCACAGTCATCCTGGGGGCTCACAACATCCATGAACCAGAAACAACCCAACAGGTCCAGGGAGTTCTCAGATACCACCAGCACCCTGAGTACGACCCCACCACCGTGTCTAACGACATCATGCTGCTCAAGGCAAGGCAGGCCTGCAGGGTGGAGTGGGGCTGTGGGCGtagcaggggctgagcagagcatgTCATGCTGTTAGCTCCTCCTGCAAGCCATCACCTTCTTCTGCCATGGGTGCTGGACTGGGAGGGACCCAGGAGGAAAGCATGGGCAGGGCTCGTGTTGCATGCCATCTTCGCAGCACCTTACCAGTACTTGCAGTGCTGTACGCCCCACTGTACCTCCCCTGTCTCTGTGGGTTAAGTGCCATTCAGCTGCTCACAGCCTTCTTCAAAAGCCTTGCTCTCTCCCAGCTGACAGCAAAGGCCACGCTCAACAACTACGTCAAAACCATCCCCCTGCCCAAGACCAGCAGCTTCCTCCCCACAGGCACCAAGTGCAGCATAGCTGGTTGGGGCCTGATCGACAAGGACCAGGAAACCAGCAAGCTCTTTGAAACCAAAGTCTCCATCTACAGCCGCAGGAAGTGCATCCACTTCTATCCACACCTCAACGCCGGCATGGTGTGTGCTGGCAGCTTCCATGAGCTGAGGGACTCCAGCCAGGTACAGCTGCAGAGGGGCCAGGGCTCAGCCACAGGACAGGGGGCTGCGTGCAgtgggggctgctcctggcacaggcTCGGCAGAATTCCAGGAGAGGTGACTGAAATGCAATTCCTGTGCCCACATGGATGGGCTCCCTGGATGCCCCTGGCATCGTGATCCATGTGCGGTCCCGGGGGCAGAGACCCAGCTTGCCTACTGAGGGCAGCTCCTGCATCAGGGCGGGCAGGAGAAGGCTGGCCCTGATGGcagagcctgggggggggggggggggggggggggccccctGAGGTGGAACCCGTTCCCATAGAGGCTTTGACAACTGGTCTCATCTGTCCTCAGGGTGATTCTGGAGGGCCCCTGGTGTGCAATAAGGTGGCGCAAGGCATTGTTTCCTTTGGGCATGACAACCCCCCTGGGGTCTATACCCGCATCTCCAACTACCTGCCCTGGAtcaaaaaaaacatgaagaagtAACAGCAACATCAGTGCGGCCCTGGAGACACCCTGGTTTCCTTCCAGCCCCTACCAAAGGCTCagctccctctcctttccttggGAACCCGAGTGCCCTGATGGATGCCCGCAAGGGCCTGTTTCTTTGTTCTGAGGCTGCTGGCTGTCCCACTGCCTGCCCATGCCAGAAAGCCAGTTTGGTGCCACATTAAGTCACCCTGACAGAAGGGAGGATTGTCCCAGGTGGCATCAGAAAGAGGCTGCACCACTGGGGATCCCATTTCCTTCAGAGACACCCCTGTCCCTGCTTAATCCTTGCTGCACTTGAAACACCCACAGTAAACTCAGAGCTGCCTTTTTCAGCTTATCTGCCTCCTCTTTCCTCGCACCTCGTcccagggaggagggagggccAGGTCAGCAGGTAGAAGTGCAGTCAGCCTGCTGGgatggaggcagcaggagctctgcAATCACCAGGTTGCTACCAGGCTGAGAGAaaaagagctgcagctgctgcttctggagccACAGCAAGACTGCCATAGGGAGCAAAATGCCCAAGCTGAAAGTGAATCGGGTGGGGGCTCACTGCAGGTGGGAAGGTTTTCCTGTGAGGGGCTCCCAGCAGGCCTCTGCCAGGGAGAGCGGTCACGCACAGCTCAGGGCCCTGTGCTAGCTCGCTCAAACAGTGCTTGCGCAGGGGATCTGCTTCCCCTGTCCGTTGCGGGGTGGTGATGGCAGAGAGCTGGGAGGCGAGGGGAAGCGATGTGCACACACCCCATTCACCAACTTCAGCAATGTCATGAGCCCTCCAGCGGCCAGTTCTCAGTCCTCCTCTAGAGCAGCTGCGTGATGCCCTGAGTAGACATGGATACAGACTTTGAAACGATCATTCTGAAAGTGTTAGTAAAGGACCTGAATCTGCAAAGGTGCCCAACTCTGTGCCGCTGTCTCCTTGCTTCCCAGGCCAGCTATCGCAGGAGAGCCTGACCCTTTCCCTGAAGAAAATCAGGGCGAGTCCTAGCTGGGAGCTGTCACCGTGGAGCTTGTGGGCACATTCCTGCCCCTCTCAGCAAAACAAGCTCAGACCTCACAGCATAGGCTGCTgtagcagcagccaggcacttTCCTGGAGGAGATGGTGCCAGGCAGGACAGTGCACCAATAAACAAATGCACTGCGGCAATCCCTGGAGCAGGATGCCAGGTATCTATGCAAGTTCCAGGGGAGATCAGTTTTGCAGGGAGATCTGCAAACCAGGGAGATCTAGTTTGCAGAGGGGAAACCCAGTGGGAAATTTTGAACATACAGAAACTGTGTGCAATGCAAGGAAacaggatgcttgccttgtaCTCATAGCCTTTCCTAGGTTTCCACTTAGCCACTTCCGTCAGAGGGAGGAGATAGCCTAAATATGCCTGTGGTCCAGCCGCAGCTGTGTGCTCTCATGCTCCCCCTGCCCATGCCTGGGGCAAAAGGAGATGATGCCAACTTTGTCTTCAGCACCCACACCATTCTGGGGAAACAGAGAATGGTCCACGGTTTGGGCTTCTGCTAACAGCTGCTATCAACCAGTAGATCTGCAAGTGAAAAGGCTGCAACTGCTTATCTTCGGAGTACGAATCTTTGTCACGTCAGGGTTTTCCTTgaagctccagctgctgcagtctTTGCACGAGAATGACagctttcagattaaaaaaggGTTTTGCCCTGCAGCACTAGGGGTAGGAGGGAAGGCGAATTTACTGGCAGCCAGCGAGGATGCATCAGTCCCATTTCGTCACAGCCCAAAGAAGGAACTGCTGGTGGGGCAAGGGAACAGCCACACCAGCACGgtgtgggcaagaggtgggggCGCCCCGGAGACCAGCCCCCAGTCTGTCCTCCCCCACGGTGCCAGGAGCAGTGGgtgcagccctggctggggTGGACTTGGACACGACACCTCCCCAAGGGCCAGCAGGCACGGCACTGGACTGCCTGTAGCCAGTGAAGGGGCAGCATCCCAAacccccatccctcctccccacccatCCTCAACAGACCAGAGGCAAAGGCAGCCCTGGCTCCAGGCAACATCCTCCTGTCTTCTCTCAGAGCAGCCAGTAAAGGAGCAGTGAACCCCCAGTTCAATGGGAAACAATCACACCTAGCTTAAGGACAGTAAGgtagttggaagggaccttcaaagatgATCTAacccaactgcctgaccacttcagaaCCAACCAGCACTTAATACATATTAttaagggcattatccaaatgtctcttgaacTCTGGACAGCCATGGGGCATCAGACTTGCAAGGAAGCCAgctccagtgtttgaccacccaaactggaaagaacattttctggaaagaaatacttaaaatggGGTCTTTtgccacagaaaacagagctcCAAATCAGCagctggtgcagagcagagaCCTTGTGGTGCAAGAAGCAGTTATGCTTTTGTGGGGCAGACTTGTGAAGCTGCTGAAAAAGCTCCTTGCCACAGACAGCCATAACCAGGCCAGTGTTATGGACACACACTGGTTTTTTGAAGACTGTTCCTTGAACCAGTACTACACCtgccaaaaagcagcaggagggttCTCAACTGCCTCAATTGGAATTGGTGcatcaagtaaaataaatctttttttttttttttttttttttttcaaagcttatGATAAAATCAAAAGACTACACAAGAGcacaacaacaaatacaagcTGCAATGTAAGGGCATGCTGGCAGGCAAAGTGACAGGGTGGGTGCACTGCCTCCAGCTCGGAGGCAATGGTTTAATACTGGCTCTGGGTCCAGACAGGTGTCAGACGCCCCAAATCAGTACCAAGCTGAAGGTGGGTTGATGCCCAAGGCTGACTGAATTCCCCCCTCAGATTGCTGAGGTATGCAGTTTGCAGAGAGATTAATCAGATGAGTCTGACCTCTGCGGTTTCCTGGAGCCTAGTCTCAGGGTATAAAACCTTCCTGGGAGCAGGAAGAGACCCCAGTTGCAGCCTCACCTCCAAGGCATCCACCGAAGCCGAGCACGCTGCAATGAAGCACCTACAGAAGCTCCTGCTCGCCCTCACGTTGGTGGCATGTCCTCTGGCCGAAGCCAGTGAGTAGAGCGGGCGCAGGGCGAGgcaagggctggggaggggagagtCTTGGCCAGCATGTCTGGCGGCCCCTCCTGGCCCCTCATCCTCACCCCCATACATTGCAGGTCACGCCTGGAACCGgatggcaggagcaggcagagccaaGGCCTCTGCCAGGCCCTACATGGCTTATCTGGAAGGGAAGAGCGGCCACTTCTGCGGGGGCTTCCTGGTGGCCCCCAGCTGGGTGATGACAGCAGCTCAGTGTTTCAGGTAAGATTTCTCTGCATCTGTATAGCACCTGGCACATTGAGGTTGCTGGGCTGCCATGATCCAGATAATATCTCCTGGATGGAGGTCTGACAGCTCCAGTCACTTCCTTCAGTGACAAAGCCTTTTCTAGCCTGGAGCAAGGCCACgctgcagggacaggacagGCTGGCACCCAGCAACTTGGCTCTGCCTGCAGTTCCTCCTCAAGccgcccagccctgcagcctccccagcctgcaTTTGGATgcttatctttctttttttcccccttcgtCCATTCCTAGATGTGAACAGTCAGAAATTGGGCCAGCTTTTCCCCTTGCTGCCACTGACCTGCTGGCATAGCAGGGGTGGCTGGTGCCAGGCTCTGCCCTTTCTGCCACCACTGACCTGCCAGGCTGCTGTACAATTCACCGATCTCATCAGTGAGCTGCTTTCCCAGCTCTCTTTCATCCCtccagctggaggagctggggcagtAGCAGGCAGAAGGGCCCAGCTCCTCACGCACATGCTCTGGGTATTGGTACTGGCAGCTCTTCTCCAGGCCTGAAGGGCAGAAAGGAGCATCAGAAGAATCTGGCCTGGCTGAGGGCTGCCCCCTACCCCAGATCTTTCCCCACTTTCcaaaagcagcccctgctgccaaTGGTCTTTGTGAGCATTGGACAAAATTAGCTCATCTCGAGATCCAGAGGCAAAGTAACCCGTGGCATGCAGAGCCCCGCTCTGTCAGCCGCTGATTCACTCTGCCTCCTGGCTGGTTAGGCTCACCTGCAGGACTCCTTGCTCTCACCAGTCTTCTCCAAAGCCCAATCCATGCCTCCAGGCCATGCCTCAGCATCACCAAGACAAAGTTAATGACATACACTGTGCTCATTCTCACTAGCCACAAACCTCTGACTGTCATCCTTGGAGCCCACAACATtcagagaagagaggaaagctgGCAAATGTTTGAAGTCCAGAGGTATCACCGCCATCCAGACTTCACCAATCCCATGAAGGGAAATGACATCCTCCTGCTGAAGGTAACTGCCCGCCTGCAGCGCCCATGTGGTCCTGTCTGCCCAAATTCACTATGTGCAGGGCTGAGCTGTGACACTGGAGCGGGAGGGGACAGCCTTCAGCACACCGCATTTACAGacaaaatacttatttctatattttctgtCCCCTTGCCCAGCTGAAAGGCAATGCTACCAGCAACAGCTACGTTAGGACcatttccttccaaaaaatAAAGGCCTCTGGAGGGACGGTGTGCAGCATAGCTGGCTGGGGCCACAAGGCACCCACTGCCACATTCCACGAAGCCAACGTCACCATCCACAAACAAAGGGACTGCCTAACCGTGTACCCTGGACTTGCCAACAACTTGATCTGTGCCAACAGTGGATCTGCTGGGGTGCCTGAAGAGGTCAGTCGGACATGGGGAGTGGATGGCTGCAGGGCAGAATTCAGACAGGTCCTAGGCACAACATGGTTTGGGCTAAAACCTCCACTGAAGAGGTGCTGTCTAAAATTGCTTGTCATTGTCAGCCCCCCCAGTCAGTCCACAGTTCTTCACCAGCATCCCACTCTTGCTGTCCTGGCACAGGAGCTAAAGAGGTGCTGTGGGTCTTGATTTCCAGGGATCTAACCCTCACAGGGGCACCACACTTGTGCTCAGCCCTGGGCCAGACAGAAAAGGCAAGGGGTCTGCAttgtcctcctgcagcacagcacccaggaTTCGGCACAATGGGACAACAGCTTGGCTGAAGAGGGGTTTGCCCTAAATTTCAGAGCTGGGCTGAGTGCATTTTGTAGTGCTGTGCAGCCAAGAGAAGTGTGGAGATGAAGTGATGCTTCAGGCTATTATATTTGTCACTGTGCTGGTCCCAGACAGAACTGCCAGGTCCTGTTTGGACCCAGAGCTGTCCATACCCGCAAAAAGTCCCAAATTCTCCTGGAAAGCTCTGTCCTCATATCTTCAGCCTCCCTGTTCTTTGCAAATGCACCCCTCTTCCCCCCAGTCAACACTGATCTCTCTCATTTTATAGGGTGATACCGGCGGCCCACTTGTCTGCAACAACAAAGCCTATGGTATCTTCTCCTATCAGTATAAGAACCGGATTGGCTTCTACACACACATTGCTCCCTACCTTCCCTGGGTTGACAGCATCATGAAGTTGGCGTGACTCCACATGCCCCAGCTGCTTCCCTGGAAAGCTCACGCACCAGGGCTCACgctcacctgctgctgcttctcttctccctgggAAACTTCTTCCACCGGTCTTCATGGATGTGGCAAGGAGTTCTCTCTGGCAAAGCAGGGGGCTTTGTGCAGAATTTGCACCTTGACTGAGCCTGTTCAGCGTGAGAGCTAGGGAGCACCCACGTGCACCGCACACTTTCCCTGCTCCGGGCTGCCCTTTGGCCAAACCACTTGTGGCTCCAgagagagcagcagggcagacCCGAGTGAGgtgactgcagctgctgggacatCCACCGCCCCACACAATGTTCTTGGGGGATCCAAAGAGCAACAtcctccctgcccctggcatTCATGATGCCTGGATCTCATTGCCCAGGCCCTGGGGTTACAGGGTTGTCCCAGCTCCAGGGGGAACAACACTTTCGGCTCCTGCTTCACTACTGCTGCCGTCCCCTACCTCTGAAACTCGCTGTCTCATTTCTCCCCTCTTGCTGTAGTTCCAGCgttgtaaaaatacataaaaacaataaaCTGCATCTGCATTTGAGAGCCTTCTATGATTTGAATTTGTATCAGTCTGGCTCCAGTTCTGAACAGCTCAGAAGAAAGTAATGGCCCAAAATGCTGAATCCCAAGCTCGAAGTTTCTACCTAACCAGTAGCCTCCATTTTCTGTCCCACCTAAACCCACCAAAGAGGTGTCCAGCCTGGCGTTCAGGGCAGGGACAgcctcttttctccctctcagcagtgcagagggctcagtcaaaactgaaaaagtcaATGAATGATCTTCCAGCAGGAGATCATCTCCCCTGcgtgagcagggagggaaggggagagggcacAGAACACCAGGAATGCCTGGGCTGCAGGACTGCTCACACCGTGTCCCTTCTGGTGCCCTGGGGGAGGATGAG contains:
- the LOC118179257 gene encoding mast cell protease 1A-like; the encoded protein is MCQTQLFLALLLLFSCPWANTSALWGQIVGGHEAQPHSHPYMAYLKIGKSACRGFLVAPDWVMTAAHCMGNATVILGAHNIHEPETTQQVQGVLRYHQHPEYDPTTVSNDIMLLKLTAKATLNNYVKTIPLPKTSSFLPTGTKCSIAGWGLIDKDQETSKLFETKVSIYSRRKCIHFYPHLNAGMVCAGSFHELRDSSQGDSGGPLVCNKVAQGIVSFGHDNPPGVYTRISNYLPWIKKNMKK
- the LOC118179256 gene encoding granzyme G-like — protein: MSLTSAVSWSLVSGYKTFLGAGRDPSCSLTSKASTEAEHAAMKHLQKLLLALTLVACPLAEASHAWNRMAGAGRAKASARPYMAYLEGKSGHFCGGFLVAPSWVMTAAQCFSHKPLTVILGAHNIQRREESWQMFEVQRYHRHPDFTNPMKGNDILLLKLKGNATSNSYVRTISFQKIKASGGTVCSIAGWGHKAPTATFHEANVTIHKQRDCLTVYPGLANNLICANSGSAGVPEEGDTGGPLVCNNKAYGIFSYQYKNRIGFYTHIAPYLPWVDSIMKLA